In a genomic window of Pedobacter sp. KBS0701:
- a CDS encoding bestrophin family protein, with translation MLLRNNIPLTYIFGKIKKELLFVIGYSIGIVVLYENFHVTRISIPVAVPALLGTIISLLLAFRSNQAYDRWWEARILWGAIVNDSRTLSRQILSFVENPYGLDEIEEFKARFIKRQIAWCYALSQSLRGFNARKGLEEYLNADEIAFIKKRKNVTATILELHAMDLKRALQEGWINKYQQIEIDKTITGLCNHMGGSERIKNTVFPVTYSKYINMSIHLFIVLLPFGLIEYFGYMEVPLVVAIAAFFLLVEKMAVHLQDPFENKPTDTPTTTICRTIERDLCQMLDDNKIYEDKPQTELAPVGSYYIL, from the coding sequence ATGCTATTACGAAATAATATTCCGCTCACTTATATATTCGGAAAGATCAAAAAAGAACTCCTGTTTGTTATTGGTTACTCTATAGGTATTGTGGTATTGTATGAGAACTTTCACGTTACCCGCATTTCCATTCCTGTTGCTGTACCAGCTTTACTGGGAACAATCATTTCGCTTCTATTGGCATTTCGGTCTAACCAGGCATACGATAGATGGTGGGAGGCAAGGATTCTTTGGGGCGCCATAGTTAACGATTCGAGAACGCTTTCCCGCCAGATATTGTCTTTCGTTGAAAATCCTTATGGATTGGATGAAATTGAGGAATTTAAGGCCCGTTTTATTAAAAGACAGATTGCCTGGTGTTATGCTTTAAGTCAATCGCTCAGGGGGTTTAATGCACGGAAAGGCCTTGAAGAATACCTTAATGCAGATGAAATCGCTTTTATCAAAAAACGTAAAAATGTAACCGCCACCATATTGGAGTTACACGCCATGGATTTAAAAAGGGCATTACAGGAAGGCTGGATCAATAAATACCAGCAGATAGAAATAGACAAAACGATAACAGGTTTATGTAACCACATGGGTGGATCCGAAAGAATTAAAAACACCGTTTTCCCCGTTACGTATAGCAAATATATCAATATGTCTATCCATTTATTCATCGTATTGTTGCCTTTCGGATTGATCGAATACTTTGGTTACATGGAAGTTCCTTTAGTCGTTGCTATTGCAGCATTCTTTTTATTGGTGGAAAAAATGGCCGTTCATCTTCAGGATCCCTTCGAGAATAAACCTACGGATACCCCAACTACAACCATCTGCAGAACTATTGAACGCGATCTTTGCCAGATGTTAGACGATAATAAAATATATGAGGACAAACCTCAAACAGAACTGGCTCCGGTTGGCTCATATTACATTTTGTAA
- a CDS encoding response regulator transcription factor, whose translation MNLLLVEDEPSVVSVISRGLTDEGFTVSISPDGLIGKQMALENQFDLIILDIMLPGINGLELCKIIKERKPNTPIIMLTALGTTENVVNGLDNGADDYLIKPFKFAELFARIRMLLRRYHGSASQDHIISVGDLQINLSAKTVKRNQQEIVLTATEYRLLEYMAKNKSKILSRIDILENVWDIDFNLGTNVVDVYVNYLRKKIDKNADQKLIHTAVGLGYILREK comes from the coding sequence ATGAATTTATTACTAGTAGAAGATGAACCGAGCGTTGTATCTGTAATTTCGAGAGGTTTAACTGATGAGGGATTTACCGTGAGTATTTCTCCAGATGGTTTAATCGGGAAACAGATGGCTTTAGAAAATCAGTTCGATCTGATTATTCTCGATATCATGCTACCTGGAATAAATGGATTGGAACTTTGCAAAATCATTAAAGAACGAAAACCAAATACGCCCATTATTATGCTTACGGCTTTGGGTACTACCGAAAATGTAGTAAACGGACTTGATAATGGTGCAGATGATTACTTAATAAAGCCTTTTAAATTTGCTGAGCTTTTTGCGCGGATCAGAATGCTATTGAGGCGATATCATGGCTCGGCTTCACAAGATCACATTATTTCTGTAGGAGACCTCCAGATTAATTTAAGTGCAAAAACGGTAAAACGAAACCAACAGGAAATTGTACTTACCGCAACAGAATACCGGTTACTCGAATACATGGCCAAAAACAAATCTAAAATTTTATCCAGAATAGACATCTTAGAAAACGTTTGGGATATCGATTTTAACCTTGGCACTAATGTGGTTGATGTTTATGTTAATTATCTTCGCAAAAAAATAGATAAAAATGCCGATCAAAAGCTTATCCATACTGCCGTAGGCTTAGGTTATATATTAAGAGAAAAATAA
- a CDS encoding cell wall metabolism sensor histidine kinase WalK yields MEIAKKITLLFAILSAIIISLLSGFVWYFSNDFAFEDFYKRLEARVNIAAQIKLYEDDNNKVYAKMRNRYLERLPSEKEYIIEAGKPTNKVDRELPASFYNRIQAGYVARYRTENHFYAGKFFKNSNGGYIVIVSANDPVGFRELKDLQRILIIGFFLSVILSFVVGWKFSNYMLMPLRNIIKSVKKIKAENLHLRLDVKKGNDEMSQLAQTFNNMLNRLETAFETQNNFISNASHELRTPLTIISGEVELAMKTIEDKAKQEKALSKIKDEAERLEHILTSLLGLAQSGFNGKNQPWEEVRMDELLWEIKDSVNQVHPNSKIEIDFSKLPDDEELLSLRVNKNLMKLAISNIVSNACKYSNENLVSISIESNANMLSIAVTDRGIGIPQTDIQHIFEPFYRASNTSDFKGYGVGLPLSLNIIRLHRGSIAIKSQVGIGSEIKVLLPTKS; encoded by the coding sequence ATGGAGATAGCAAAAAAAATCACTTTACTCTTTGCCATTTTATCGGCAATTATTATATCCCTATTAAGTGGTTTTGTTTGGTATTTCTCTAACGACTTCGCCTTTGAAGATTTTTATAAACGCCTGGAGGCCAGAGTTAACATTGCCGCTCAGATTAAACTATACGAAGATGACAACAATAAGGTTTATGCGAAAATGCGGAATAGATACCTGGAGCGTTTGCCATCTGAAAAAGAGTATATCATTGAAGCAGGCAAACCAACCAATAAGGTAGACCGCGAATTACCTGCAAGTTTTTATAATCGGATACAAGCCGGTTATGTAGCCCGATACCGCACCGAAAATCACTTCTATGCCGGTAAATTCTTTAAAAATTCGAATGGAGGATATATCGTTATTGTTTCTGCAAATGATCCTGTTGGTTTCCGCGAGTTAAAAGACCTGCAAAGAATTTTAATTATTGGCTTTTTTCTTTCTGTAATACTATCATTTGTAGTGGGATGGAAATTTTCCAATTACATGTTAATGCCACTTCGAAACATCATTAAAAGTGTAAAAAAAATAAAGGCCGAAAATTTACACTTAAGGTTGGATGTTAAAAAAGGAAATGATGAAATGTCGCAGTTGGCCCAAACCTTCAATAATATGCTCAACCGTTTGGAAACCGCTTTCGAAACGCAGAATAATTTTATCAGTAATGCCTCACACGAGCTGAGAACACCTTTAACCATCATTAGTGGAGAGGTAGAACTGGCCATGAAAACCATAGAAGATAAGGCTAAACAGGAAAAAGCATTATCGAAAATTAAAGATGAGGCAGAAAGGCTGGAACATATCTTAACCAGTTTATTAGGCCTGGCACAATCGGGTTTCAACGGGAAAAACCAGCCCTGGGAAGAAGTAAGAATGGACGAACTGTTATGGGAAATTAAAGATTCGGTAAACCAGGTACATCCTAACAGTAAAATAGAGATCGATTTCAGCAAACTTCCCGACGACGAGGAACTGCTTTCGCTCAGGGTAAATAAGAACCTGATGAAACTGGCCATCAGTAATATTGTAAGCAACGCCTGCAAATATTCTAATGAGAATCTGGTGAGCATTAGTATAGAAAGTAATGCTAATATGCTTTCTATTGCTGTAACCGATAGAGGTATTGGTATTCCACAAACCGATATTCAGCACATATTTGAACCTTTCTACCGGGCATCGAACACTTCTGATTTTAAAGGTTATGGCGTTGGTTTACCACTTTCACTTAATATCATCCGTTTGCACAGAGGCAGTATCGCCATTAAATCACAAGTAGGAATTGGTTCAGAAATAAAGGTTTTATTACCGACGAAAAGTTAG
- the gyrB gene encoding DNA topoisomerase (ATP-hydrolyzing) subunit B has protein sequence MSEEQDLKSNYSADNIQVLEGLEAVRKRPSMYIGDTGVKGLHHLVYEVVDNSIDEALAGHADTIDVRILEGNSIRVEDNGRGIPTGINKKENKSALEIVMTVLHAGGKFDKDTYKVSGGLHGVGVSCVNALSTDLKAEVHREGKIWMQEYKIGVPQYDVKEVGTTDKRGTIVTFTPDETIFTQTTEYKYDTLAGRLRELSFLNKGIKLTLTDEREKLDDGSYFSETFHSEGGLKEFVAFLDDTRTSILAEPIYIEGIKNGVPVELAFQYNDSYSENVHSYVNNINTHEGGTHIAGFRRGLTRTLKNYADKEGLLKNVKMEITGDDFREGLTAVVSVKVQEPQFEGQTKTKLGNSEVMGSVDVAVGEALGNYLEENPKEAKMIINKVILAATARAAARKAREMVQRKSVMGGSGLPGKLADCSDSDPERCEIYLVEGDSAGGTAKQGRDRNIQAILPLKGKILNVEKAMEHKIYENDEIKNMFTAIGVSIGTPEDNKALNLTKLRYHKIVIMTDADIDGSHITTLILTFFYRYMRALIEAGYVYIASPPLYQVKKGKEFEYCWNDVQRDAAVQRLKGAGKEDSVHIQRYKGLGEMNAEQLWETTLNPATRTLLQATIESAAECDHTFSMLMGDEVAPRREFIERNAKYAKIDA, from the coding sequence ATGAGCGAAGAACAGGATTTAAAGTCAAATTATTCGGCAGATAATATACAGGTTTTAGAAGGTTTAGAAGCGGTGCGTAAGCGCCCTTCAATGTATATAGGTGATACTGGTGTTAAAGGTTTACACCATTTGGTTTACGAGGTTGTGGATAACTCTATTGATGAGGCTTTGGCCGGTCATGCAGATACCATCGACGTTCGCATTTTAGAGGGTAACTCTATCAGGGTTGAAGATAATGGTCGTGGTATTCCGACCGGGATCAATAAAAAAGAAAACAAATCGGCGCTTGAAATCGTAATGACAGTTTTACACGCCGGTGGTAAATTTGATAAAGATACTTATAAGGTTTCGGGTGGTTTGCACGGGGTGGGGGTAAGTTGCGTTAACGCATTATCTACCGATTTAAAAGCAGAAGTGCACCGCGAAGGCAAGATCTGGATGCAGGAATATAAAATTGGCGTTCCGCAGTATGATGTTAAAGAAGTTGGAACTACCGATAAACGTGGTACGATTGTAACATTCACTCCGGATGAAACGATTTTCACCCAAACTACCGAATACAAATACGATACTTTAGCTGGCCGTTTGCGCGAGTTATCTTTCTTAAATAAGGGGATTAAATTAACGTTAACTGATGAGCGTGAGAAACTGGATGACGGTTCTTATTTTTCGGAAACTTTTCATTCAGAAGGTGGTTTAAAAGAGTTTGTAGCCTTTTTAGATGATACCCGTACTTCTATTCTGGCCGAGCCGATTTATATTGAAGGTATTAAAAATGGTGTTCCGGTTGAGCTGGCTTTCCAGTATAATGATAGTTATTCTGAAAATGTGCACTCTTATGTAAACAACATCAATACCCACGAGGGCGGTACACACATTGCCGGTTTCCGCAGGGGTTTAACCCGTACTTTAAAAAACTATGCCGATAAGGAAGGTTTATTAAAGAACGTAAAAATGGAAATTACCGGTGATGACTTCAGGGAAGGATTAACCGCAGTAGTTTCGGTAAAAGTACAGGAACCGCAATTTGAAGGACAAACCAAAACCAAACTGGGTAACAGTGAGGTAATGGGATCTGTTGATGTTGCAGTGGGAGAGGCGTTGGGTAATTATCTGGAAGAAAACCCGAAAGAGGCTAAAATGATTATCAATAAGGTAATCTTAGCGGCTACAGCGCGTGCTGCGGCCCGTAAAGCCCGTGAAATGGTGCAGCGTAAGAGTGTAATGGGTGGTTCGGGTTTACCGGGTAAGCTTGCAGATTGTTCTGACAGTGATCCCGAAAGATGCGAGATTTATCTGGTAGAGGGTGACTCGGCGGGTGGTACCGCTAAACAAGGTCGCGATCGGAACATTCAGGCCATTTTGCCTTTAAAAGGTAAAATCCTGAACGTAGAGAAAGCGATGGAGCACAAAATTTACGAAAATGACGAGATCAAAAACATGTTTACAGCCATTGGGGTAAGCATTGGTACACCAGAGGATAATAAAGCATTAAACTTAACTAAACTGCGTTACCACAAGATTGTAATCATGACGGATGCGGATATCGATGGTTCACACATTACCACTTTGATCTTAACTTTCTTTTACCGTTACATGAGAGCGTTAATCGAAGCAGGTTATGTTTATATTGCTTCGCCACCACTTTATCAGGTCAAAAAAGGTAAAGAATTTGAATATTGCTGGAATGACGTTCAGCGCGATGCGGCTGTACAGCGTTTAAAAGGTGCAGGTAAAGAAGATAGTGTACATATTCAGCGTTATAAAGGTTTAGGTGAGATGAACGCAGAACAATTGTGGGAAACTACTTTAAATCCTGCAACACGTACTTTATTACAAGCTACTATCGAAAGTGCTGCAGAGTGCGATCATACTTTCTCTATGTTAATGGGCGATGAAGTTGCTCCACGCAGGGAGTTTATTGAGCGTAATGCAAAATATGCGAAGATTGATGCTTAA